The nucleotide window TAATAGGCGATCCGCCGGGCACTTATTTTGACAGGACCTAAGAACCGTTTTAATGCGTTTCCTTAAGAAATCAATAGATGGTGCTTCAGGAAAAGGGTTCGGCGGGGTGTGGCTTGTGGATGGCTCTGACCTCAACTCCTCTTTTCCATCGGTGTCTCTCCGTCCCACCCCTTTTTTCGTTGATCATCATCTCCTGGCGTAGCGGAAGCACTCGACGAGGCCTCTACGACAGAAGAGATTCTTGCCCGTTTCTGCCCGGACGATTccataaaataaataaaaagaaaagttCAGAGGAAAACGCATAACCAGAAGAAAAAGATATCGTGATGTAAAATGATCATTCGGACACCCTCACCTTTCTTAGGACTATCAAGCCTTCTCGAATTAGGTCTATGGTAGAAGCTTTGAACGTAGACCCGGATACAAATCTTTCACTCACTGAAAAGTGAAAACCTGTGACTATATCGTCCTGAAGACGGATGCGGCGGGAAGAAGTGGCATTTAGAAGTGTTGCTGACTTTACATTTAGGTTTCGGCATAACAAAGCTTGCACTGTCTTTTCGCACTTAGGCGCACAGCGTGCCGTTGGTAATGATTCTACTACGGTGCTGCAAATTCGCAAGCTGATCCTAAGTAATCGTTGTTGTTCATTGGATTCCTCCGGAATTACTTCGTTAGGATTGAAGAATTGCTGCAATGCTTCCTGAATAGACTCGATTCTCCCGTCGAGAGTTTCTTTGAAAGTCTTACCTAAACTCTTCCGACTGAATATGAGAAAGCCTATAAAACAACGAGCTACTATCATTTCTTCATTATAGATTGAGATCTTCTTCGGACTTGATGCACAAATAGATGGAATAGCAGCAAATAGCATATTTCTATCCTTCATATCCGTAGAAAGAAATCTCATCTCCAGGTAACTCCATCTTTTTCAGCTCTGCTCGCTCACTTTTGAAAGGAAAGGAGACTGATCTTGACGTCGGCGTGGGTTCTACCAACGAAACGAATCCGTTTTGGATTGAgatttcacataagcattgcacaATGATCTGCATTAGGCGGGGAGCAGCAATGATACCGCCGGCCAGGAATAAGTACCTATCCCTCTTATACTTAAGAAAAGAGAAGATAAGCTGGTGTTGAGAAATGAGAAGTGGGCTATATCCCCGGGGACTTTTTAAAAGCAGCTGAAAGGAAATGCTGCTTCCTTTCTATACGCTAATTCTTGCTTTGAAGAGATGTTCCAGACAAGGCATTATTAAGTCCCACCTCACCTATATCCAACTTGAGGTATTCCATTGTTTCTAGTATAATAAGCAGGTTTAAGCCATGGAAGACATGAGTCACTAAAGTGCTGTTAACTAGATCGCGAAAGATGTGCCAAAGAGGTTTTCCAGCACATGGAATAGCACTCGCAGGGGCATCCTGTCAGTCGCCAGGCCATGCACATTTGAAAGAATTCCCACACACAATGGGAGCCGTTTCAACCATTTCTGCTCTACGTTGCAAACTAGGGGGCATAAGCTACCAAACCCCTGGCTAAGAATCTATATCATACCGAGCAATCATTCCGTCTTCTTGAGAAGAAAGAACGCATGAATCCTCGCTTTGAGCTCACCTACGAGTGCACCTAACAAGGTTTTCCAGACCTAATAAACGTTCATTGCAAAGAAATGTTGACCTCTGATTTAGAGAGGATCAACCACAGTTTGAGAAAAGAAAAGTGCACACCGGCATTATGCCTCGTAAAGCTACCCCCATTCATAGCTTTATTCACTGTCTGCTCGAATAGCTTCATTTCAATGTTAGGATGACCCGCAAGGTCGTCTAAAATAGCTTCCACCTATCTAGTTTCCATGTGGCACGCCAACCACAATCACTTCATCCCTTGGCTTCTTTATCATAGCTGCCTACCTCTTCAGATCAAGGATCAAAGACTATAGGAGCTCAAAGTTATTGTCCGCACACTTCCATCTAGGAGATGCATGTTAAGCTATCCCTTGGATTATAGCCTAGGAGATCGATTGGCAGGCCTTGTTCTATGAAAAGAGTATCCTTATGGTTTAGGAACCCCAACATctattgaaaagtatgatgcacCCCTCGGTTTACCAACATTTCCATTCAATCTCATTTAGATTCTATTAACTAACAAGCCGGGATCCAATTCCATTTCAACCGCTGAGGTCATTAACGAACTAGAAAAGAGCTAAACTATTTCCAGATACCTAATCGGGTGCTGAACGAACTACTACTTCAATATGTCATTGCAATTTCAAATGGGTTTCGATGGCACTCAAGCAGCCTCACTACTTCGATCTCAGTAACCTAATGATCTCCCCAAACCAACTCATTCTCGGAAGGAGACATGGCCAAGGGTGAACAAGATATGATGGCTGAGAATCTCTATTCCTACAAAATAACATGATTCACATGCTCAATACCCAGGACGGTGGTTCCTCCCGCCTGGCAGGTCTAAGAATACAACCCCTACGACACAGTTGAAACCAATTGTCTCTCACTTCAAAGATGGACCCTCTGTTCCTTTGAAATGAGAGACTTTTTGGttgctttttttattttttgtcgtTTTCTGATTCTTATTTCTTTAATTGATTAGTGTTACTTTTCTCTAGTTTTGTTGCTTTTTTGTGATTCTCTTGTCTGTCTGGCTTTTTGTGATTTTGCTTTTTGTTGTTGTGATGTGTTTGTTGTGTTTGATCTTGTTCTTCCTATGCGTATGTTTACCCCCTGACGTTTGATGCTCGAGTTTCTCGCCCGTGCTGTATTTTGCCTGTGTTCGTTGTGTTTTGGATGCTTGTTTGTGTCTTTTGTTGTGTGAAACCAATTGTCTCTCACTTCAAAGATGGACCCTCTGTTCCTTTGAAATGCCTTTGATACATCAATTCTGCACTTTTGAAAGTGAAGATCTAGGTCCAA belongs to Triticum urartu cultivar G1812 chromosome 7, Tu2.1, whole genome shotgun sequence and includes:
- the LOC125522800 gene encoding ATP synthase protein MI25, encoding MRFLSTDMKDRNMLFAAIPSICASSPKKISIYNEEMIVARCFIGFLIFSRKSLGKTFKETLDGRIESIQEALQQFFNPNEVIPEESNEQQRLLRISLRICSTVVESLPTARCAPKCEKTVQALLCRNLNVKSATLLNATSSRRIRLQDDIVTGFHFSVSERFVSGSTFKASTIDLIREGLIVLRKVRVSE